The Salvelinus namaycush isolate Seneca unplaced genomic scaffold, SaNama_1.0 Scaffold502, whole genome shotgun sequence genome segment cgcagtgtagacagtctgaattcctgaagcattgggtgatgagcacatatctttatagtttcctgttcctgggcgggactttattcatacaaggacgcaggtgcagctggtttgcaacacataATGATGGTCccaagaacaggagattataataggacagtttcacaaggttagtcacataatcagttatgtggacacacatacaattaacattttctgttacagtctgaatatttgaatttcattaaatcatcagtgggccaacaatgcaaatgtaaacaatggaacaaatgcatcacatccaaatatcactgtattatctgtagtgctggaggaatgacacacccagataaacacacacaaagagttttaaaaaggaccatttaaacacatggaatctgatctactttatattcaaactgacatactccatattaaattcatgttttctaataaaaacaaacaaatatgtTTGAGTATACCTTGTACCATTTaatttcatatggtaaaaacaagtaaacacattatcagtcaacaatataagacaatgggagcactgtgtatgttctctgatgaattttaagtcaatgaGATGTGAAATATCGATATACAAGTAATTCTTCTCTTCTGTGTGGATTCTCTCATGACGTTCaagtgactgtgatgagtaatatgttttCCCAGTCTGAGCAATTTCTAAGCCTTCTCCTCTGTGTGTAGTCTCATttgttctttcaggcttcctaaatgGGCAAAAACTTTGCACCCTGGgaggagtggtaaggcttctgccctgtgtgtattctctcatgagcTTTAAGGGTTCCTAACACCTTAAAactatttccacactgggagcagtggtaaggcttctcccctgtgtgtattctctcgtgttgggTCAGGCTTCCTTtctggttgaaacactttccacactgggagcagtggtaaggcttctcccctgtgtgtattctctcgtgccgTTTCAGATATTCTGGCTgtttgaaacactttccacactgggagcagtggtaaggcttctcccctgtgtgtattctctcgtgttgggTCAGGCCTCCTTTCTggctgaaacactttccacactgggagcagtggtaaggcttctcccctgtgtgtattcccTCGTGTTGTTTCAGGTCCTCTGGCCgattgaaacactttccacactgggagcagtggtaaggcttctcccctgtgtgtattctctcgtgtcgtTTCAGGTCCCATGACCGATTGAAACActgtccacactgggagcagtggtaaggcttctcccctgtgtgtattctctcgtgttgtttcAGGTCCCCTGACCgattgaaacactttccacactgggagcagtggtaaggcttctcccctgt includes the following:
- the LOC120041679 gene encoding zinc finger protein 135-like; this translates as CRKGCNRLWNLKQHEKIHTREKPYHCSQCGKSFKLLGTLKAHEKIHTGEKPYHCSQCGKSFKLLGTLKAHERIHTGEKPYHCSQCGKSFKRPCRLKQHERIHTGEKPYHCSQCGKCFSSLGELKRHEIIHTGEKPYHCSQCGKCFSSLGELKRHEIIHTGEKPYHCSQCGKSFNRPCHLKQHERMHTGEKPYHCSQCGKCFNRSGDLKQHERIHTGEKPYHCSQCGQCFNRSWDLKRHERIHTGEKPYHCSQCGKCFNRPEDLKQHEGIHTGEKPYHCSQCGKCFSQKGGLTQHERIHTGEKPYHCSQCGKCFKQPEYLKRHERIHTGEKPYHCSQCGKCFNQKGSLTQHERIHTGEKPYHCSQCGNSFKVLGTLKAHERIHTGQKPYHSSQGAKFLPI